AAGAGATTAATCGAATATTTCCACAGAAAGCAAATAAATCCAATACTCATAGGAATGCCCGGAAGCGGAAAAAGCTCAGTAGGGAAACATTTGGCTGACCTGATGGGACGCGAATTTGTCGATACGGACGAATTGATAGAGAAAAAACATGGTCCCATAACGGACATATTTGCAGTAAAAGGAGAAAAAGGTTTCAGAGCAGTTGAAAGGGAAGCGGTCAAATCCTTAATAAA
The sequence above is a segment of the Peptostreptococcaceae bacterium genome. Coding sequences within it:
- a CDS encoding shikimate kinase, translated to MADLMGREFVDTDELIEKKHGPITDIFAVKGEKGFRAVEREAVKSLI